The genomic window GCACCGCGCCGCGGTAGTCCTTGCCGGGTTGCGCGCCCTCGGTCATGGGCTTGCCCACGAGCACGTGAACGGACCAGCGCGCGAAGAGCTCCGCGACCTGCTTCTTCGCGTCGTCTTCCGTCTCGAGGTTCTGCTCGCCGAAGACGCGGAGCAGATCGCCGAGCGCGTCGAGCGAGTCTCCTTGGGCGGGCGACTCGGCGGCCGGCGCCGGCTCAACCACGGTGGCTTTCATGGCGGCGCTCGACTTGCGGAAGAACATGAGGGCAGTGCCATGCGCGTCCCGTGCCGGCGAGGCCGCCCGCAGGTCCACGGAAAGCCCGAGACCCAAGATGGCCGCCACCGCCAAGACCGTGACGCCGTCAACGCCTTGACGGAGGACCGCGCAGGACCCCAAGCGGGTCGCGCTTACAGATCCCGCGGTCGAGGGCTGAAGGTCATGGTGACCTTCGACGCGACGGTGGGAAACCGGGCGGCCAAGTCGTAGAGCGGCGGATAAACGACGCGAGCGCGGCGCTCGGCGCACGCTTCGACCACGCGCGCGGCGAGCGGCTCGGGGGCGCCGGTCGGCAACATGCGAGAGATGAGCGTGGGCGGAAGCTGGCCGCGGGCGCGCTCCTCGAGGCCCGAGCGCACCGGCCCCGGGTACACCGTGAGCACATGAACGCCCGAGGGACCGAGCTCCAATCGCGCGATCTCGGACGCCATGGCGAGGCCTGCCTTGGCGGCGCCGTAGAAGGTGCAGCCGCGCAGCGGCGTCACGCCCGCCATGCTCGTCACGTTGACGATGGTGCCGTGGCCGCGGCGCGCCATGCCCGGCGCCGCGAGCGACATCAGCCGGAGCGGACTCTCGAGGTCGATGCGCATGAGCTTGGCACCGAGCTCCCACGGCGTCGCCACGAGGGAGCGGACCTCCATGATGCCAGCGCAGTTCACGAGCACGTCGACGGGCCCTCGCTCGTCCTCGAGCGCCGCGTAGAGCGCCGGCAGCGCGTCGACCTTCGAGAGATCCCAGTTGTAAGGGGCCGCGTCGCCGCCCACGCGACGCGCCTCGCGCGCCGTCGCCTCGTCGTTGACGTCGACGAGCGAAAAACGCGCGCGGGGGTCTTGCTTGCGAAAGGCGGCCGCGATGGCCCCGCCGATGGCGCCGGCGGCGCCCGTCACCAGGATGTGTTTCACGGCTGGCCGATGGGAATCGCTTGGATGCGCGTGTCGAGCGCGAACCAGAGGACGAAGACCGGGCCGCGCTTCGTCTTCCACATGGCGGGGCCGAGGAAGAGGCCGTCGTCGACTTCGCGCACTTCGTCGTGAATCGAGCGGATGAAGCCCGGGTTGTCGACGCGATCGTAGTCGAGCACGATGCACGGCTTGCCATCGACGACCGACGGCGCGATGTGCGTGTGGAACGGGAAGAGCTGGTGGCGGCCGCCGAGGTGCACGCGGTTGATGCCTTCGCCGCGCTCGCCTTGCCCCGAGAAGCTCTTGCCACCCCAAGGAAAGGGCCCCGAGGCCGCGAAGTTGCGGAGGAGCGAGCCAACGAGACCGCCGTCGAGCTTCTTCACCGAGAGCATGCGACCGCGCGGGTGCCCGTCGAGGGGCGAAAGGTTCTTCGGCGTGGTGCCGCCGGCGTAGAGGCGACCGAGCGCGTCGACGCTCATCTTGGCGAGCGTGTCGAGGTCGTGGGTGCGAGCGGTCACCTTCGCGCGGTGACCTTTGCCGTTGGTGTCGACTTGCGGTTCCATCATCGCCTCCTCGTGGACTTGCGTCCGTTCAATCTCGTCGTCTTCTTGCTCGGCGCGCGAGCGCGCGTGGGTTTTTCGGCACCGTGGAAAGGGGCCTGCGCGAAAGGGGTCTTGTGCAGCGTGGGCGCGGCGAACGCGCGCCAGCACGCGTCGCGGGCATGCCGGAAGGCCGCGTCGTCGAGCTTCACGTAGCCGAGGGTCTCGGCCTTCACGAGCCCCACGAGAGCTCCCCACACGAACGCCAAGACGACCTCCGGCGCGAGCTGGTCTTGAAGGATGGATCGGCGCTGGAGATCCATGCAGGTCACCAAGAGCGGTGCGAGCACGTTGAGCTCGACCTGGCGACTCTCGGCGTCGAGGTGCGGCGCGTGATGGTGCAGCTCGAGGAAACGAAAGGCGACGGGCTCGCGACGCGCGAACGCCACGAGACTGCCCCAGAACGCGTCGAAGGTTGCTTTCGCGGCGAGCTCCTCGCGCTTGCCGTGCTGGGACGGCAGCGCCGGCGCGGCCAGGGCCTGCGCGAGGCGCCCTTTGGCTTCGCGAAAGACGGCGTTGAAGAGCGCTTCTTTGCTCTCGAAGAGCCGGTACAGCGACCCGGCGCCGACACCGGCGCGCGCCATCACCGCTGGAATGCTCGTTCCTTCGAAGCCGGCCTCGGCGAAGCAGGCGAGCGCGGCGCTTAGGATCCGCTGCGAAAGCTCCGCGCGGCGCGACGTCGGCAAGGGCGTCGGGGGGAGCGCGACGGGAGGCACGGCTGGAATGATGATTCCAATCGCGTCCCTTGGCAAGTCAGCTCCTAGCCAACGCCGCGAACCAACGTCCGCGCCGCCACCTCAAGCTCACGCGCCGTGCGCACCTCCAGCACCCGTGTGCAATGAGGCTCGTAGCGCACCATGGCGCTGTCCGACTGGGCCCACTCGTCTTTGCCCTCGGGGCAAAGCCAGTAGAGGGATCGGACGCGGTCTTTGAGGCGCCCGACCACGTCGGCGCCCGCGTCTTGAAAGTTGGTGCGACCGTCGCCCAAGACGACGAGCGTTGTCTTGCGGTCGAGGCTCGTGCCGAGGAGCCCTTCAAAGGCGCGCAGCGCGCGGCCGTAGTGCGAGTTCGACGTCGTCGGTACGACGCGACCGGAGCACGCCTCTTCGAGGGCGCGCGCCGTCGGCAACGTCTCGAACAGGTGCGTCGTCTCCGCCACGTCGCTGACGAACACGAAGCTCCGTGTCCTTGAGAAGAGCTCATGGGCGGCGGACACAAACTCGAGCATGAAGCGGGACGTCGCGCGGACCGAGTCGCTCACGTCGCAGAGGATGACGAGCTGCGGCCGATCGCGACGCCGCGTTTTGCGCGCGAGCTTGAGCGGCACGCCGAAGGTTCGGAGGGCGGCGCGCAACGTTCGGTGCGGATCGATGCGCCCGCGGGCGGCTCGCCGCCTTCGCACACGAGCGCCGCCGCGCAAGCGCTCGACGAAGCGGCGGATGGCCAAGCGAATCTCGCGCGCCTCTTCGGCGCCGAGCGACGCGAGGGCTTTGTCTTCGAGGCGCGGTCGTGGCGACGCGCGCTCCTTCGCGCGCTCCTCGAGGCTGCGCGCGAAGTGCTCCCGCACGTCGGCAGAGACCGCGTCGAGCTCGCTTTGCACGGCGTCGGCGAGCGCTTCGCCGCGCTCGCCAAGGGCGTCGACGAGCGAGCGCCTGAGGAGCGCGAGCCGCCTCTGCGCTCGGCCCTCGCCCATGCGTTCGAGGACCTTGTGCGTGGCGAAGCCGAGGTGATGCGGCGACGCGGGCGCGAGCGCTCCCCCGGCTGTCGCCGACAAGAGGAGCTGCGAGAGGTCGCTACCTCGCCCGAGGAGCGTCATGAGCAAGGCGCCGTCGGTCTCACCGGCGTGGGCGTCCAAGAGCTCTCGCAACGTGAGGCGTTCGGCCTCGGAGAAGCCGAGCGCGTCGAGGCGCTCCCACAAAGATCGCCGCGGTGCGCCTGAGAAGAACTCTGCGAAGCCGCGCTCGAAGAGCGCCGCATCGCTTCGCTTGGTGACGAGCGTCGCAAAGAGCGCGTCTTTGAGGGTCTGGCGCTCGGTGAGGCCCACGAGGGCCGTCGCGCGGACGGCGTCGATGGCTTGGGCCGTCGAGATCGCGAGCCCCGCACGTCGCAGCGACCAGAGCAGCTCATCGACGACGCGGGTCATGGGCCCCGCCGCGTTCATGGCGAGGTGGCCTTCGGCTTCGTCGCCCCCGCCTCCGCAGCCCCTGCGTCGCCGGCCGACGCGGGCGGCGCGGGCATGGCAGGCGCCGCGGGCGTCACGGGCGTCACGGGCTCGGCGAGCAGCGTCGCGACGAGCGCCTCGAGGCGCTGCGCCTCGAGTTTTCCGTAGCCAAGGATCACATCCCTGACGACCCCGCGACGGTCGATGACGACGGTCGTCGGCAGGACCGACACGCCGTAGGCGCGCGTCGTCGTTCCCTCGGGATCGAGCACGACGGGCGTGCGCAGACCGAGGTCGCGCGCAAAGGTGGCGGCGCTCTCTGCGGGGTCGCTGGTAATCGGCAGGACCGAGAGCCCCTGCGCGCCATAGCGCGCCTGCATCTGCGACAGCGCCGGCAAGGACAAGCGACACGGGACGCACCACACGGCCCAGAAGTCGAGGATCACGACGCGATGGCGAAGGCCCTCGGTCGTGAGCGGAGGCCCGTTGACGGTCACGAGACCGGCCAACGGCGGCGCGAGCTTGCCGACGTACGTGGCGCGGGCCTGCTCGTCGGCCGAGGGCCGTGGCGCCAGCGTCACGCGAACGCTCCCCTCCTTGCCATCGCGCTCGAAGACGAGCACGAGGAGGTCACCGGGTGCGCGCGCCGCCACCGCACGCTGAACGTCGACGGGAGCGACGATCGCGTTGCCCGCGACGCGGAGCAAGCGATCGCCCACGCGCAGGCCCGCACGATCCGCCGGCGACGTGGCCGCCACCTGAGAGACGACAACCGCCGAGCCAGCCGGTTGCATCGAGACGCCCAACCACGCGTGGCGGGCTGCCGGTTGCATCTTGGCAACCGGTCCCATGAGGGGCTCGCCCGACGTCGACCCCGGAGCAGCGCCCGCGCGACCTGGCGCGAGGGCGAACGCTAAAGCCAGAGCGGCCGTCGGGACGCAGCGAAACACCCTCGAACTATACCCCGACCGACCTCGAACAATACTGGACGGAGTCCCGAAGGGACGGAGTCCAGTCATGTCGACGGGTCCGCTAGGACCCTAGTCACCTCGACCTCG from Myxococcales bacterium includes these protein-coding regions:
- a CDS encoding TetR/AcrR family transcriptional regulator produces the protein MPRDAIGIIIPAVPPVALPPTPLPTSRRAELSQRILSAALACFAEAGFEGTSIPAVMARAGVGAGSLYRLFESKEALFNAVFREAKGRLAQALAAPALPSQHGKREELAAKATFDAFWGSLVAFARREPVAFRFLELHHHAPHLDAESRQVELNVLAPLLVTCMDLQRRSILQDQLAPEVVLAFVWGALVGLVKAETLGYVKLDDAAFRHARDACWRAFAAPTLHKTPFAQAPFHGAEKPTRARAPSKKTTRLNGRKSTRRR
- a CDS encoding SDR family NAD(P)-dependent oxidoreductase, yielding MKHILVTGAAGAIGGAIAAAFRKQDPRARFSLVDVNDEATAREARRVGGDAAPYNWDLSKVDALPALYAALEDERGPVDVLVNCAGIMEVRSLVATPWELGAKLMRIDLESPLRLMSLAAPGMARRGHGTIVNVTSMAGVTPLRGCTFYGAAKAGLAMASEIARLELGPSGVHVLTVYPGPVRSGLEERARGQLPPTLISRMLPTGAPEPLAARVVEACAERRARVVYPPLYDLAARFPTVASKVTMTFSPRPRDL
- a CDS encoding redoxin domain-containing protein, whose product is MGPVAKMQPAARHAWLGVSMQPAGSAVVVSQVAATSPADRAGLRVGDRLLRVAGNAIVAPVDVQRAVAARAPGDLLVLVFERDGKEGSVRVTLAPRPSADEQARATYVGKLAPPLAGLVTVNGPPLTTEGLRHRVVILDFWAVWCVPCRLSLPALSQMQARYGAQGLSVLPITSDPAESAATFARDLGLRTPVVLDPEGTTTRAYGVSVLPTTVVIDRRGVVRDVILGYGKLEAQRLEALVATLLAEPVTPVTPAAPAMPAPPASAGDAGAAEAGATKPKATSP
- a CDS encoding VWA domain-containing protein, with protein sequence MTRVVDELLWSLRRAGLAISTAQAIDAVRATALVGLTERQTLKDALFATLVTKRSDAALFERGFAEFFSGAPRRSLWERLDALGFSEAERLTLRELLDAHAGETDGALLMTLLGRGSDLSQLLLSATAGGALAPASPHHLGFATHKVLERMGEGRAQRRLALLRRSLVDALGERGEALADAVQSELDAVSADVREHFARSLEERAKERASPRPRLEDKALASLGAEEAREIRLAIRRFVERLRGGARVRRRRAARGRIDPHRTLRAALRTFGVPLKLARKTRRRDRPQLVILCDVSDSVRATSRFMLEFVSAAHELFSRTRSFVFVSDVAETTHLFETLPTARALEEACSGRVVPTTSNSHYGRALRAFEGLLGTSLDRKTTLVVLGDGRTNFQDAGADVVGRLKDRVRSLYWLCPEGKDEWAQSDSAMVRYEPHCTRVLEVRTARELEVAARTLVRGVG